A single genomic interval of Streptomyces sp. 1222.5 harbors:
- a CDS encoding PQQ-binding-like beta-propeller repeat protein: MVDQLTQHDPRRIGPFEVLGRLGAGGMGLVYLARSASGRRVAIKTVRTELAEDQLFRVRFTREVEAARAVSGFYTAAVVDADPRAAVPWLATAYVPAPSLEEIVNECGPLPAQAVRWLAAGVAEALQSIHGAGLVHRDLKPSNVLVVEDGPRVIDFGIASGVSNTRLTMTNVAVGTPAYMSPEQAKDSRSVTGASDVFSLGSMLVFAATGHPPFHGANPVETVFMLLREGPDLTGLPDELRPLIESCMQMEATGRPNPADLQAQLAPHLFGSGSDDSGTASAWLPEKAVGLIESRRGGRPAIKPALATAPGPRSGGRAAVPPPPPYDPPGPAPVPVGAPGTGPVQLAGAKVPIGPGPRVADARAAAVKAPPPEAGLVASWSRPRPGVAGADPAVPPAPPMPPETASGWRPWRFRMSNDVWGTPAVDGDLVYVTSFEVHALDVGTGRRRFKTRDVAWSMAVADGRIHASDGPTLFALDAREGADLWRLSTDAWVYSLTADRGTVVTGTRGGGVQAWDATGGQKLWEISGCQTDFESPEAGPLVHDGTVYVWQDARLRALEARTGEERWSYPIGDAASCGGVPVRLNPADDGYVYISAGTRVLAIEAAGGMVRWHFEAPAVFLSPPAFAPGPAVTGGGVYLADYLGTVYALDAADGRDRWRIATESRSSVEPVLVAGGHVHVGSGKGLYTLDAVTGTPKWRFQAGGDVVGAPAVAEGRIHFGSTDHLLYTLKADDGRLRWKLATGGEITGSPVVKDGVVYACSKDRCVYALDAEKGTGTARTG, encoded by the coding sequence GTGGTGGATCAGCTGACGCAGCACGATCCGCGGCGGATCGGGCCGTTCGAGGTGCTGGGCCGGCTGGGTGCCGGCGGCATGGGGCTGGTCTATCTCGCGCGCTCGGCGTCCGGCCGGCGCGTGGCGATCAAGACGGTGCGCACCGAACTGGCCGAGGACCAGCTGTTCCGGGTGCGCTTCACCCGTGAGGTGGAGGCGGCCCGCGCGGTCTCCGGGTTCTACACGGCGGCCGTCGTGGACGCCGACCCGCGCGCCGCCGTGCCCTGGCTGGCCACCGCCTACGTGCCCGCGCCCTCGCTCGAGGAGATAGTGAACGAGTGCGGGCCCCTCCCGGCCCAGGCCGTGCGCTGGCTGGCGGCGGGCGTCGCGGAGGCCCTGCAGTCCATCCACGGCGCCGGACTGGTGCACCGCGACCTCAAGCCGTCCAACGTGCTCGTCGTCGAGGACGGCCCCCGGGTGATCGACTTCGGCATCGCCTCCGGCGTCTCGAACACCCGTCTCACCATGACCAACGTGGCCGTCGGCACCCCCGCCTACATGTCCCCCGAGCAGGCCAAGGACTCCCGCAGCGTCACCGGCGCCAGCGACGTCTTCTCGCTGGGCTCGATGCTGGTCTTCGCCGCCACCGGCCACCCGCCCTTCCACGGCGCCAACCCGGTCGAGACCGTCTTCATGCTGCTCCGCGAGGGCCCGGACCTCACCGGCCTGCCGGACGAGCTGCGCCCCCTGATCGAGTCCTGCATGCAGATGGAGGCCACCGGCCGGCCCAACCCCGCCGACCTCCAGGCCCAGCTCGCCCCGCACCTCTTCGGCTCCGGCTCCGACGACAGCGGCACCGCCTCCGCCTGGCTGCCCGAGAAGGCCGTCGGCCTCATCGAGTCCCGCCGCGGCGGACGTCCGGCGATCAAGCCCGCCCTGGCCACCGCGCCCGGCCCCCGCAGCGGCGGCCGCGCGGCCGTGCCCCCGCCGCCCCCGTACGACCCCCCGGGCCCGGCCCCCGTACCGGTCGGCGCCCCCGGTACCGGCCCGGTGCAACTGGCCGGCGCCAAGGTGCCCATCGGCCCCGGCCCCCGGGTCGCCGACGCCCGCGCCGCCGCCGTCAAGGCGCCCCCGCCGGAGGCCGGCCTGGTCGCCAGCTGGTCCCGTCCGCGCCCCGGCGTGGCCGGCGCCGACCCCGCCGTACCGCCCGCCCCGCCCATGCCCCCGGAGACGGCGAGCGGCTGGCGGCCCTGGCGGTTCCGCATGTCCAACGACGTCTGGGGCACCCCCGCCGTCGACGGCGACCTCGTCTACGTCACCTCCTTCGAGGTGCACGCCCTGGACGTGGGTACCGGCCGCCGCCGCTTCAAGACGCGGGACGTGGCCTGGTCGATGGCGGTGGCGGACGGCCGTATCCACGCCTCCGACGGGCCGACCCTGTTCGCCCTGGACGCCCGCGAGGGCGCCGACCTGTGGCGGCTGTCCACGGACGCCTGGGTGTACTCCCTGACGGCCGACCGCGGCACGGTCGTCACCGGCACCCGTGGCGGCGGCGTCCAGGCCTGGGACGCCACGGGCGGGCAGAAGCTGTGGGAGATCAGCGGCTGCCAGACCGACTTCGAGTCCCCCGAGGCGGGCCCGCTCGTCCACGACGGCACGGTCTACGTCTGGCAGGACGCCCGGCTGCGCGCCCTGGAGGCCCGCACCGGCGAGGAGCGCTGGTCGTACCCCATCGGTGACGCGGCCTCCTGCGGCGGCGTCCCGGTACGCCTGAACCCGGCCGACGACGGCTACGTCTACATCTCCGCCGGCACCCGCGTCCTCGCCATCGAGGCGGCCGGCGGCATGGTGCGCTGGCACTTCGAGGCCCCCGCGGTCTTCCTCAGCCCGCCGGCCTTCGCCCCCGGCCCGGCCGTCACCGGCGGCGGGGTCTACCTCGCCGACTACCTCGGCACGGTCTACGCCCTCGACGCCGCCGACGGCCGCGACCGCTGGCGCATCGCCACCGAGTCCCGCTCCTCTGTGGAACCGGTCCTGGTGGCCGGCGGCCACGTGCACGTCGGCAGCGGCAAGGGCCTCTACACCCTGGACGCGGTCACCGGCACGCCCAAGTGGCGCTTCCAGGCCGGCGGCGACGTCGTGGGCGCGCCGGCGGTGGCCGAGGGCCGCATCCACTTCGGCTCCACCGACCACCTGCTGTACACCCTGAAGGCCGACGACGGCCGGCTGCGCTGGAAGCTGGCGACGGGCGGCGAGATCACCGGCTCCCCGGTGGTCAAGGACGGTGTGGTGTACGCGTGCAGCAAGGACCGGTGCGTCTACGCGCTGGACGCGGAGAAGGGCACGGGCACGGCACGGACC
- a CDS encoding VOC family protein: protein MAENRASVHEEAYPEGVPCWVDAELPDVEAGKRFYGELFGWSFEEAYGSSVWARLDGDLVASLAPKRDGRMPTVWTVSFATSDATALGRRITAAGGQVVMAPFPVGDLGVAALAADPEGAIFGLWQPGTHPGFGRRHEPGTFVWAELYTRDTATANAFYGDLFHAALFGGGAEPDFGRADVTEIFAAEMPPHFVTHFRVADLDAALGTVVRLGGRVQAPPFETSYGRVAVVTDNQGASFALLQR from the coding sequence ATGGCCGAAAACAGGGCATCCGTGCACGAAGAGGCGTACCCCGAGGGCGTCCCCTGCTGGGTGGACGCCGAGCTGCCGGACGTCGAGGCGGGAAAGCGCTTCTACGGTGAGCTCTTCGGGTGGTCCTTCGAGGAGGCGTACGGCTCCTCCGTGTGGGCCCGGCTGGACGGCGACCTCGTCGCCTCGCTGGCCCCCAAACGGGACGGCCGCATGCCCACGGTCTGGACGGTCTCCTTCGCGACCTCGGACGCGACGGCCCTCGGCCGCAGGATCACGGCGGCAGGCGGGCAGGTGGTCATGGCGCCGTTCCCGGTGGGCGACCTCGGCGTCGCCGCCCTCGCCGCCGACCCGGAGGGCGCGATCTTCGGTCTGTGGCAGCCCGGCACCCACCCCGGCTTCGGGCGGCGGCACGAGCCCGGCACGTTCGTCTGGGCCGAGCTCTACACCCGCGACACCGCCACCGCCAACGCCTTCTACGGCGACCTCTTCCACGCGGCCCTGTTCGGCGGCGGCGCCGAGCCCGACTTCGGCCGCGCCGACGTCACCGAGATCTTCGCCGCCGAGATGCCCCCGCACTTCGTCACCCACTTCCGGGTCGCGGACCTGGACGCCGCGCTCGGGACGGTCGTACGGCTGGGCGGGCGGGTGCAGGCGCCACCCTTCGAGACGTCGTACGGACGAGTGGCCGTCGTCACCGACAATCAGGGAGCGTCCTTCGCGCTGCTCCAGCGGTGA
- a CDS encoding TetR family transcriptional regulator produces the protein MRTVDGRVAGRRGQATRQKLLDCLSEMLSSSPYRDVKVIDVARKAGTSPATFYQYFPDVEGAVLEIAEQMAAEGAGLTELLEGRTWAGKAGWATAQELVDGFLEFWRKNDAILRVVDLGAAEGDKRFYKLRMKILNSVNNSLADSITELQAKGRVDKDVNPAAVAGSLVAMLAAVASHQKGFSSWGVKQAELKPNLALLVHLGVTGKKPTR, from the coding sequence GTGCGTACCGTCGACGGCCGCGTGGCCGGCCGGCGTGGGCAGGCGACCCGGCAGAAGCTGCTCGACTGCCTCAGCGAGATGCTCAGCTCCTCCCCCTACCGGGATGTCAAGGTCATCGATGTCGCCCGGAAGGCGGGGACTTCACCCGCGACCTTCTACCAGTACTTCCCGGACGTCGAAGGCGCCGTCCTGGAGATCGCCGAGCAAATGGCGGCCGAGGGCGCCGGGTTGACCGAACTGCTCGAAGGGCGCACCTGGGCCGGCAAGGCGGGGTGGGCGACCGCGCAGGAACTCGTGGACGGCTTCTTGGAGTTCTGGCGGAAGAACGACGCGATCCTGCGCGTGGTCGACCTCGGCGCGGCCGAGGGGGACAAACGGTTCTACAAGCTCCGCATGAAGATCCTGAACTCGGTCAACAACTCCCTCGCGGACTCCATCACGGAGCTGCAGGCCAAGGGCAGGGTCGACAAGGACGTGAACCCGGCGGCGGTGGCCGGTTCGCTGGTCGCGATGCTCGCGGCGGTGGCGTCCCACCAGAAGGGCTTCTCCTCCTGGGGCGTGAAGCAGGCCGAACTCAAGCCGAACCTGGCACTGTTGGTGCACCTGGGCGTGACGGGCAAGAAGCCCACGCGGTAG
- a CDS encoding Lrp/AsnC family transcriptional regulator, giving the protein MDNVDRKILAELQQDGRLTVTELAARVRLSVSPCHRRLRELERSGAIQGYRAVVDAAALGLTFEALVFVSMRQEDRDTVAEFERAVSELDHVLDAQRLFGEPDYLLRVATADLAAFQRLYDERLATLPGVQRLTSTLVMKHVVQDRPLPA; this is encoded by the coding sequence ATGGACAACGTGGACCGCAAAATCCTTGCCGAGCTCCAGCAGGACGGGCGGCTGACCGTGACCGAGCTGGCCGCCCGCGTGCGCCTGAGCGTCTCGCCCTGCCACCGGCGGCTGCGCGAGCTGGAGCGCTCCGGAGCCATCCAGGGCTACCGGGCGGTCGTGGACGCGGCGGCGCTCGGGCTGACCTTCGAGGCGCTGGTCTTCGTGTCCATGCGGCAGGAGGACCGCGACACGGTCGCCGAGTTCGAGCGGGCCGTCAGCGAACTGGATCATGTGCTGGACGCCCAGCGGCTGTTCGGCGAACCCGACTACCTGCTCCGGGTCGCCACTGCCGACCTCGCGGCCTTCCAGCGGCTGTACGACGAGCGGCTCGCGACCCTGCCGGGGGTGCAGCGCCTGACGTCGACCCTGGTGATGAAGCACGTGGTCCAGGACCGGCCGCTGCCGGCCTGA
- a CDS encoding LysE family translocator — protein MDSGLLFSFLAVDLLLVCVPGADWAYVIATALRGSSVMRAVAGLVCGYALHTVLATAGLAVLVAGSPRLLTALTVAGAGYLLWLGWSVLRRPAVPGAADAPAPAGRLFLRGATISGANPKGLLLYLSVLPQFLTLDGTHLPVAAQTAALGLLHMACCAVVYLAVGVLARALLSARPAAARAVTRTSGAAMLGIGAFLLVERLATL, from the coding sequence ATGGACTCGGGACTGCTCTTCTCCTTCCTCGCCGTCGACCTGCTGCTGGTGTGCGTACCGGGCGCCGACTGGGCGTACGTCATCGCGACCGCCCTGCGCGGCAGCTCGGTGATGCGCGCGGTGGCGGGCCTGGTCTGCGGATACGCCCTGCACACCGTCCTGGCGACGGCGGGCCTGGCGGTGCTGGTGGCGGGCTCGCCGCGGCTGCTGACGGCCCTGACGGTGGCCGGAGCGGGGTACCTGCTGTGGCTGGGCTGGTCGGTGCTGCGCCGCCCGGCCGTCCCCGGGGCGGCGGACGCGCCCGCGCCCGCCGGCCGGCTCTTCCTCCGCGGTGCGACGATCAGCGGCGCGAACCCCAAGGGGCTGCTGCTCTACCTCTCCGTGCTCCCGCAGTTCCTCACCCTCGACGGCACGCATCTCCCCGTGGCCGCGCAGACCGCGGCGCTGGGCCTGCTGCACATGGCGTGCTGCGCGGTCGTCTACCTCGCCGTCGGCGTCCTCGCCCGCGCCCTGCTGTCCGCCCGCCCGGCGGCGGCCCGTGCGGTGACCCGCACCTCGGGCGCGGCGATGCTGGGAATCGGCGCGTTCCTGCTGGTGGAGCGGCTGGCGACGCTCTAG